From Carya illinoinensis cultivar Pawnee chromosome 5, C.illinoinensisPawnee_v1, whole genome shotgun sequence, one genomic window encodes:
- the LOC122309802 gene encoding protein NRT1/ PTR FAMILY 8.3-like isoform X1: MLRRVEILEDEMGSLEDERSLLEDGLLQNERSSQHTGDGSVNFHGKPVLKQNTGNWRACPFILGTEGCERLAYYGIATNLVTYLTNKLHEGNVSAARNVTTWQGTCYLTPLIGAVLADAYWGRYWTIAAFSTIYFIGMCTLTLSASVPALMPVECVGSVCPSATPAQYTVFFLGLYLIALGTGGIKPCVSSFGADQFDDTDPRERVKKGSFFNWFYFSINIGALISSSFLVWIQDNVGWGLGFGIPALFMGIAIASFFSGTPLYRFQKPGGSPITRMCQVFVASFRKRNIEVPKESSCLYETQDKYSAIKGSRKLEHTEELKCLDKAAVPSDAEIKSGDFSNPWILCTVTQVEELKILIRMFPIWATGIVFSAVYAQMSTMFVEQGTVMDTTLGSFTIPPASLSSFDTISVIFWVPIYDRVIVLIARKFTGKERGFSELQRMGIGLFLSVLCMSAAALVEIWRLQIANELGLVEEDVAVPLSIFWQIPQYFLLGAAEVFTFIGQLEFFYDQSPDAMRSLCSALSLLTNSLGNYLSSLILTLVTYFTTMGGSVGWIPDNLNEGHLDYFFWLLAGLSFLNMLVYIVCARKYKQKKAS; the protein is encoded by the exons atgttgaGACGTGTCGAAATCTTGGAAGATGAGATGGGTTCGTTGGAGGATGAGAGATCGCTCTTGGAAGATGGTCTTTTACag AATGAACGCAGCAGCCAACATACAGGGGATGGCTCGGTCAACTTTCACGGGAAGCCTGTCCTTAAGCAGAATACTGGAAATTGGAGAGCATGCCCGTTCATTCTAG GTACTGAAGGTTGTGAACGTCTCGCCTACTATGGGATTGCCACTAATCTTGTTACTTATCTTACGAACAAATTACATGAAGGAAATGTCTCTGCTGCAAGAAATGTTACCACGTGGCAAGGGACTTGTTATCTTACACCCCTCATTGGAGCTGTCTTAGCAGATGCTTACTGGGGAAGATATTGGACAATTGCAGCTTTCTCCACTATTTATTTCATT GGAATGTGTACATTAACACTTTCAGCATCTGTTCCTGCACTGATGCCTGTGGAATGTGTGGGGTCTGTATGCCCATCAGCTACTCCAGCTCAGTACACGGTCTTCTTCCTCGGCCTCTATTTGATTGCTTTGGGGACTGGTGGAATTAAACCTTGTGTTTCATCGTTTGGTGCTGATCAATTTGATGATACTGATCCAAGAGAGCGAGTAAAGAAGGGATCCTTCTTTAACTGGttctatttttctattaacATTGGTGCACTTATATCTAGTAGTTTTTTGGTTTGGATTCAAGACAATGTTGGGTGGGGTCTAGGATTTGGCATCCCAGCATTGTTTATGGGCATTGCTATTGCAAGTTTCTTTTCAGGCACTCCGCTTTATAGATTCCAGAAACCTGGGGGAAGTCCTATTACAAGAATGTGCCAGGTTTTTGTTGCATCATTCCGTAAGAGGAATATAGAGGTCCCCAAAGAGAGTAGTTGTTTGTATGAAACACAGGACAAATACTCTGCCATTAAAGGAAGTCGGAAACTGGAGCATACTGAAGAATTGAA GTGCCTTGATAAAGCTGCTGTACCCTCAGATGCAGAGATCAAAAGCGGGGACTTCTCTAATCCATGGATACTTTGCACTGTTACACAGGtggaagaattgaagattttgATCCGCATGTTTCCGATCTGGGCGACTGGAATAGTCTTTTCTGCTGTTTATGCCCAAATGTCTACAATGTTTGTGGAACAAGGGACGGTGATGGACACGACTCTTGGTTCTTTCACAATTCCTCCAGCCTCACTCTCCAGCTTCGATACCATCAGTGTCATTTTCTGGGTTCCCATATATGATAGAGTAATTGTCCTGATTGCAAGGAAATTTACTGGCAAGGAGAGGGGCTTCTCAGAGTTACAGCGGATGGGAATTGGTCTTTTTCTTTCTGTCCTATGCATGTCAGCTGCTGCATTGGTAGAGATATGGAGGTTGCAGATTGCAAATGAACTAGGATTGGTTGAAGAAGATGTTGCTGTACCACTCAGTATCTTTTGGCAAATACCCCAATATTTCTTGTTGGGTGCTGCGGAAGTATTTACATTTATAGGGCAGCTTGAGTTCTTCTATGACCAATCTCCTGACGCCATGCGGAGCTTATGCAGTGCATTGTCTCTTTTGACAAATTCATTGGGGAACTATCTGAGTTCTTTGATTCTGACACTAGTAACTTACTTCACAACAATGGGCGGGAGCGTCGGATGGATTCCGGATAATTTGAACGAGGGTCACCTTGATTATTTCTTCTGGCTTTTAGCGGGTCTCAGCTTCTTAAATATGTTGGTATACATTGTTTGTGCCAGAAAGTACAAACAAAAGAAGGCTTCTTAA
- the LOC122309802 gene encoding protein NRT1/ PTR FAMILY 8.3-like isoform X3: protein MLTGEDIGQLQLSPLFISLSSNQKGITPFQQDNFLNKPSVYFIIRRHRAFFPLMNAMLLSKEVLVKDAVYHAGMCTLTLSASVPALMPVECVGSVCPSATPAQYTVFFLGLYLIALGTGGIKPCVSSFGADQFDDTDPRERVKKGSFFNWFYFSINIGALISSSFLVWIQDNVGWGLGFGIPALFMGIAIASFFSGTPLYRFQKPGGSPITRMCQVFVASFRKRNIEVPKESSCLYETQDKYSAIKGSRKLEHTEELKCLDKAAVPSDAEIKSGDFSNPWILCTVTQVEELKILIRMFPIWATGIVFSAVYAQMSTMFVEQGTVMDTTLGSFTIPPASLSSFDTISVIFWVPIYDRVIVLIARKFTGKERGFSELQRMGIGLFLSVLCMSAAALVEIWRLQIANELGLVEEDVAVPLSIFWQIPQYFLLGAAEVFTFIGQLEFFYDQSPDAMRSLCSALSLLTNSLGNYLSSLILTLVTYFTTMGGSVGWIPDNLNEGHLDYFFWLLAGLSFLNMLVYIVCARKYKQKKAS from the exons ATGCTTACTGGGGAAGATATTGGACAATTGCAGCTTTCTCCACTATTTATTTCATT AAGCTCTAATCAGAAAGGCATTACTCCATTCCAGCAAGATAACTTTTTAAACAAACCTTCAGTGTATTTTATCATCAGAAGGCATCGAGCATTTTTTCCCCTGATGAATGCAATGCTCCTCAGTAAAGAGGTTTTAGTGAAGGATGCCGTCTACCATGCa GGAATGTGTACATTAACACTTTCAGCATCTGTTCCTGCACTGATGCCTGTGGAATGTGTGGGGTCTGTATGCCCATCAGCTACTCCAGCTCAGTACACGGTCTTCTTCCTCGGCCTCTATTTGATTGCTTTGGGGACTGGTGGAATTAAACCTTGTGTTTCATCGTTTGGTGCTGATCAATTTGATGATACTGATCCAAGAGAGCGAGTAAAGAAGGGATCCTTCTTTAACTGGttctatttttctattaacATTGGTGCACTTATATCTAGTAGTTTTTTGGTTTGGATTCAAGACAATGTTGGGTGGGGTCTAGGATTTGGCATCCCAGCATTGTTTATGGGCATTGCTATTGCAAGTTTCTTTTCAGGCACTCCGCTTTATAGATTCCAGAAACCTGGGGGAAGTCCTATTACAAGAATGTGCCAGGTTTTTGTTGCATCATTCCGTAAGAGGAATATAGAGGTCCCCAAAGAGAGTAGTTGTTTGTATGAAACACAGGACAAATACTCTGCCATTAAAGGAAGTCGGAAACTGGAGCATACTGAAGAATTGAA GTGCCTTGATAAAGCTGCTGTACCCTCAGATGCAGAGATCAAAAGCGGGGACTTCTCTAATCCATGGATACTTTGCACTGTTACACAGGtggaagaattgaagattttgATCCGCATGTTTCCGATCTGGGCGACTGGAATAGTCTTTTCTGCTGTTTATGCCCAAATGTCTACAATGTTTGTGGAACAAGGGACGGTGATGGACACGACTCTTGGTTCTTTCACAATTCCTCCAGCCTCACTCTCCAGCTTCGATACCATCAGTGTCATTTTCTGGGTTCCCATATATGATAGAGTAATTGTCCTGATTGCAAGGAAATTTACTGGCAAGGAGAGGGGCTTCTCAGAGTTACAGCGGATGGGAATTGGTCTTTTTCTTTCTGTCCTATGCATGTCAGCTGCTGCATTGGTAGAGATATGGAGGTTGCAGATTGCAAATGAACTAGGATTGGTTGAAGAAGATGTTGCTGTACCACTCAGTATCTTTTGGCAAATACCCCAATATTTCTTGTTGGGTGCTGCGGAAGTATTTACATTTATAGGGCAGCTTGAGTTCTTCTATGACCAATCTCCTGACGCCATGCGGAGCTTATGCAGTGCATTGTCTCTTTTGACAAATTCATTGGGGAACTATCTGAGTTCTTTGATTCTGACACTAGTAACTTACTTCACAACAATGGGCGGGAGCGTCGGATGGATTCCGGATAATTTGAACGAGGGTCACCTTGATTATTTCTTCTGGCTTTTAGCGGGTCTCAGCTTCTTAAATATGTTGGTATACATTGTTTGTGCCAGAAAGTACAAACAAAAGAAGGCTTCTTAA
- the LOC122309802 gene encoding protein NRT1/ PTR FAMILY 8.3-like isoform X4, giving the protein MNAMLLSKEVLVKDAVYHAGMCTLTLSASVPALMPVECVGSVCPSATPAQYTVFFLGLYLIALGTGGIKPCVSSFGADQFDDTDPRERVKKGSFFNWFYFSINIGALISSSFLVWIQDNVGWGLGFGIPALFMGIAIASFFSGTPLYRFQKPGGSPITRMCQVFVASFRKRNIEVPKESSCLYETQDKYSAIKGSRKLEHTEELKCLDKAAVPSDAEIKSGDFSNPWILCTVTQVEELKILIRMFPIWATGIVFSAVYAQMSTMFVEQGTVMDTTLGSFTIPPASLSSFDTISVIFWVPIYDRVIVLIARKFTGKERGFSELQRMGIGLFLSVLCMSAAALVEIWRLQIANELGLVEEDVAVPLSIFWQIPQYFLLGAAEVFTFIGQLEFFYDQSPDAMRSLCSALSLLTNSLGNYLSSLILTLVTYFTTMGGSVGWIPDNLNEGHLDYFFWLLAGLSFLNMLVYIVCARKYKQKKAS; this is encoded by the exons ATGAATGCAATGCTCCTCAGTAAAGAGGTTTTAGTGAAGGATGCCGTCTACCATGCa GGAATGTGTACATTAACACTTTCAGCATCTGTTCCTGCACTGATGCCTGTGGAATGTGTGGGGTCTGTATGCCCATCAGCTACTCCAGCTCAGTACACGGTCTTCTTCCTCGGCCTCTATTTGATTGCTTTGGGGACTGGTGGAATTAAACCTTGTGTTTCATCGTTTGGTGCTGATCAATTTGATGATACTGATCCAAGAGAGCGAGTAAAGAAGGGATCCTTCTTTAACTGGttctatttttctattaacATTGGTGCACTTATATCTAGTAGTTTTTTGGTTTGGATTCAAGACAATGTTGGGTGGGGTCTAGGATTTGGCATCCCAGCATTGTTTATGGGCATTGCTATTGCAAGTTTCTTTTCAGGCACTCCGCTTTATAGATTCCAGAAACCTGGGGGAAGTCCTATTACAAGAATGTGCCAGGTTTTTGTTGCATCATTCCGTAAGAGGAATATAGAGGTCCCCAAAGAGAGTAGTTGTTTGTATGAAACACAGGACAAATACTCTGCCATTAAAGGAAGTCGGAAACTGGAGCATACTGAAGAATTGAA GTGCCTTGATAAAGCTGCTGTACCCTCAGATGCAGAGATCAAAAGCGGGGACTTCTCTAATCCATGGATACTTTGCACTGTTACACAGGtggaagaattgaagattttgATCCGCATGTTTCCGATCTGGGCGACTGGAATAGTCTTTTCTGCTGTTTATGCCCAAATGTCTACAATGTTTGTGGAACAAGGGACGGTGATGGACACGACTCTTGGTTCTTTCACAATTCCTCCAGCCTCACTCTCCAGCTTCGATACCATCAGTGTCATTTTCTGGGTTCCCATATATGATAGAGTAATTGTCCTGATTGCAAGGAAATTTACTGGCAAGGAGAGGGGCTTCTCAGAGTTACAGCGGATGGGAATTGGTCTTTTTCTTTCTGTCCTATGCATGTCAGCTGCTGCATTGGTAGAGATATGGAGGTTGCAGATTGCAAATGAACTAGGATTGGTTGAAGAAGATGTTGCTGTACCACTCAGTATCTTTTGGCAAATACCCCAATATTTCTTGTTGGGTGCTGCGGAAGTATTTACATTTATAGGGCAGCTTGAGTTCTTCTATGACCAATCTCCTGACGCCATGCGGAGCTTATGCAGTGCATTGTCTCTTTTGACAAATTCATTGGGGAACTATCTGAGTTCTTTGATTCTGACACTAGTAACTTACTTCACAACAATGGGCGGGAGCGTCGGATGGATTCCGGATAATTTGAACGAGGGTCACCTTGATTATTTCTTCTGGCTTTTAGCGGGTCTCAGCTTCTTAAATATGTTGGTATACATTGTTTGTGCCAGAAAGTACAAACAAAAGAAGGCTTCTTAA
- the LOC122309802 gene encoding protein NRT1/ PTR FAMILY 8.3-like isoform X2 codes for MLTGEDIGQLQLSPLFISFRSSNQKGITPFQQDNFLNKPSVYFIIRRHRAFFPLMNAMLLSKEVLVKDAVYHAGMCTLTLSASVPALMPVECVGSVCPSATPAQYTVFFLGLYLIALGTGGIKPCVSSFGADQFDDTDPRERVKKGSFFNWFYFSINIGALISSSFLVWIQDNVGWGLGFGIPALFMGIAIASFFSGTPLYRFQKPGGSPITRMCQVFVASFRKRNIEVPKESSCLYETQDKYSAIKGSRKLEHTEELKCLDKAAVPSDAEIKSGDFSNPWILCTVTQVEELKILIRMFPIWATGIVFSAVYAQMSTMFVEQGTVMDTTLGSFTIPPASLSSFDTISVIFWVPIYDRVIVLIARKFTGKERGFSELQRMGIGLFLSVLCMSAAALVEIWRLQIANELGLVEEDVAVPLSIFWQIPQYFLLGAAEVFTFIGQLEFFYDQSPDAMRSLCSALSLLTNSLGNYLSSLILTLVTYFTTMGGSVGWIPDNLNEGHLDYFFWLLAGLSFLNMLVYIVCARKYKQKKAS; via the exons ATGCTTACTGGGGAAGATATTGGACAATTGCAGCTTTCTCCACTATTTATTTCATT CAGAAGCTCTAATCAGAAAGGCATTACTCCATTCCAGCAAGATAACTTTTTAAACAAACCTTCAGTGTATTTTATCATCAGAAGGCATCGAGCATTTTTTCCCCTGATGAATGCAATGCTCCTCAGTAAAGAGGTTTTAGTGAAGGATGCCGTCTACCATGCa GGAATGTGTACATTAACACTTTCAGCATCTGTTCCTGCACTGATGCCTGTGGAATGTGTGGGGTCTGTATGCCCATCAGCTACTCCAGCTCAGTACACGGTCTTCTTCCTCGGCCTCTATTTGATTGCTTTGGGGACTGGTGGAATTAAACCTTGTGTTTCATCGTTTGGTGCTGATCAATTTGATGATACTGATCCAAGAGAGCGAGTAAAGAAGGGATCCTTCTTTAACTGGttctatttttctattaacATTGGTGCACTTATATCTAGTAGTTTTTTGGTTTGGATTCAAGACAATGTTGGGTGGGGTCTAGGATTTGGCATCCCAGCATTGTTTATGGGCATTGCTATTGCAAGTTTCTTTTCAGGCACTCCGCTTTATAGATTCCAGAAACCTGGGGGAAGTCCTATTACAAGAATGTGCCAGGTTTTTGTTGCATCATTCCGTAAGAGGAATATAGAGGTCCCCAAAGAGAGTAGTTGTTTGTATGAAACACAGGACAAATACTCTGCCATTAAAGGAAGTCGGAAACTGGAGCATACTGAAGAATTGAA GTGCCTTGATAAAGCTGCTGTACCCTCAGATGCAGAGATCAAAAGCGGGGACTTCTCTAATCCATGGATACTTTGCACTGTTACACAGGtggaagaattgaagattttgATCCGCATGTTTCCGATCTGGGCGACTGGAATAGTCTTTTCTGCTGTTTATGCCCAAATGTCTACAATGTTTGTGGAACAAGGGACGGTGATGGACACGACTCTTGGTTCTTTCACAATTCCTCCAGCCTCACTCTCCAGCTTCGATACCATCAGTGTCATTTTCTGGGTTCCCATATATGATAGAGTAATTGTCCTGATTGCAAGGAAATTTACTGGCAAGGAGAGGGGCTTCTCAGAGTTACAGCGGATGGGAATTGGTCTTTTTCTTTCTGTCCTATGCATGTCAGCTGCTGCATTGGTAGAGATATGGAGGTTGCAGATTGCAAATGAACTAGGATTGGTTGAAGAAGATGTTGCTGTACCACTCAGTATCTTTTGGCAAATACCCCAATATTTCTTGTTGGGTGCTGCGGAAGTATTTACATTTATAGGGCAGCTTGAGTTCTTCTATGACCAATCTCCTGACGCCATGCGGAGCTTATGCAGTGCATTGTCTCTTTTGACAAATTCATTGGGGAACTATCTGAGTTCTTTGATTCTGACACTAGTAACTTACTTCACAACAATGGGCGGGAGCGTCGGATGGATTCCGGATAATTTGAACGAGGGTCACCTTGATTATTTCTTCTGGCTTTTAGCGGGTCTCAGCTTCTTAAATATGTTGGTATACATTGTTTGTGCCAGAAAGTACAAACAAAAGAAGGCTTCTTAA